The Prosthecobacter algae genome includes a region encoding these proteins:
- a CDS encoding antibiotic biosynthesis monooxygenase produces MSIHVAITRRVRLGTEVEFGERLSRFAQRSLEAPGTRGVQMLHPAPGAKNPEYGILRTFASAEDRDAFYASSAYLDWEKEIAHLTDGAPEFRELHGLEAWFRQPDAPRPPRWKMALATWAGVYPTSLVLGLLLAPHLHTLPRALSSLIISGCMVVCLTWLVMPAVTKLMHRWLHPHQ; encoded by the coding sequence ATGAGCATCCATGTCGCCATTACCCGTCGCGTCCGCCTTGGAACTGAAGTGGAGTTTGGAGAAAGGCTCAGCCGTTTTGCCCAGCGGTCGCTGGAAGCGCCGGGCACGCGCGGTGTGCAGATGCTGCATCCGGCCCCTGGGGCAAAGAATCCTGAGTATGGCATCCTGCGCACTTTTGCCAGTGCAGAGGACCGGGATGCGTTTTATGCCTCTTCGGCGTACTTGGACTGGGAGAAGGAGATTGCCCATCTGACGGATGGTGCGCCCGAGTTTCGGGAACTGCACGGGCTGGAGGCCTGGTTCCGCCAGCCAGACGCCCCGCGCCCCCCACGCTGGAAAATGGCCCTGGCCACTTGGGCGGGTGTTTACCCAACAAGCTTGGTGTTAGGCCTCCTGCTGGCTCCGCATCTGCACACACTGCCCCGAGCGTTGTCCAGCCTCATCATTTCCGGTTGCATGGTGGTGTGTCTCACCTGGCTGGTGATGCCAGCCGTGACGAAGCTGATGCATCGCTGGCTGCACCCGCACCAATGA
- a CDS encoding hydrolase encodes MSHYHQLYTAEDTAVVFIDHQPQMTFGVANIDRATLINNVTLLAKVAKEFNVPTVLTAVETESFSGYIWPQLLDVFPGQPIVERTSMNSWDDAGFRAAIEATGKKNILMTGLWTEVCVTWPTIEMIGAGYNIYVVEDCCGATSPAAHEAAMSRMVQAGATRVTTVPALLEWQRDWKNREHYNNLMGLLKGQAGAYGVGVEYAYTMVHKAPQSAQVPQVVTGGLKH; translated from the coding sequence ATGAGCCATTATCACCAACTCTACACCGCTGAGGACACCGCCGTCGTTTTTATTGACCATCAGCCGCAGATGACCTTCGGGGTCGCGAACATTGACCGGGCTACCCTGATCAACAATGTGACCCTCCTGGCGAAGGTTGCCAAGGAGTTCAATGTTCCGACAGTGCTGACTGCGGTGGAGACGGAATCCTTCAGCGGTTATATCTGGCCGCAGCTTCTGGATGTGTTTCCAGGCCAGCCCATCGTGGAGAGAACCTCCATGAATTCCTGGGATGATGCGGGCTTCCGCGCGGCCATCGAGGCCACCGGGAAAAAGAACATCCTCATGACCGGTCTGTGGACGGAAGTCTGCGTGACGTGGCCGACCATCGAGATGATTGGTGCCGGGTATAATATCTATGTTGTGGAGGACTGCTGCGGTGCCACCTCCCCTGCCGCGCATGAGGCGGCCATGAGCCGCATGGTCCAGGCTGGGGCCACCCGCGTGACCACCGTCCCGGCGCTGCTGGAGTGGCAGCGCGACTGGAAGAACCGCGAGCATTACAACAATCTTATGGGCCTCCTCAAAGGCCAAGCAGGGGCCTACGGAGTCGGCGTGGAGTATGCCTACACGATGGTGCACAAGGCCCCCCAATCGGCCCAAGTCCCGCAGGTGGTGACTGGCGGGTTAAAACACTGA
- a CDS encoding helix-turn-helix domain-containing protein, giving the protein MKENRVQCHVEELLRMIGGRWKVVLIRELDSGPQRHGQLMRSLTGITQKMLTQRLRELESDGLIQRRDFQEGRVKLVEYSLTDWGRTVMGIVMDIHHWTVTHHHHFATPQVAGKSV; this is encoded by the coding sequence ATGAAGGAAAACAGAGTCCAATGCCACGTGGAAGAGTTGCTCCGGATGATCGGGGGCCGCTGGAAAGTTGTCCTTATTCGCGAGCTGGATTCCGGCCCTCAACGCCACGGGCAACTGATGCGCAGCCTCACTGGCATCACTCAAAAAATGCTCACCCAGCGCCTGCGCGAGTTGGAGAGTGACGGGCTGATCCAGCGTCGCGACTTCCAAGAAGGCCGCGTCAAGCTGGTGGAATACTCCCTCACCGACTGGGGCCGCACGGTCATGGGCATCGTCATGGACATCCATCATTGGACGGTCACGCACCATCACCATTTCGCCACCCCGCAGGTGGCCGGCAAATCCGTCTGA
- a CDS encoding sulfatase, which translates to MFRLFLSLLALVFTATAPAASRPNVLFILCDDLRPDALGCYGSKHVKTPNIDSLAAEGVLFQNAFCTTSLCSPSRASILSGLYAHTHGVTNNFTEYPSTMGSFPQVLQKAGYATAYIGKYHMGEDNDEPRPGYDWFVTHKGQGKYFDTEFNFHGQKREVVKGYYTTVVTDLTLDWLKKQNADKPWCMFLGHKAPHSFYTPEPKYEHTFDDVRVPYPATAFQLDDKPKWIKERLYTWHGIYGPLFEWRKKFPDDRPEAVKDFESMVHGYWGTILSVDDSLGRLRTHLEETGQLDNTLIVFMGDNGLLEGEHGMVDKRTAHEASLRIPIIARFPSLTKNAQKITQQVLTMDMAPSVLELCGAPALTNIHGKSWTKLVREGDATWRKSWFYHYNYEKQFPYTPNVRAIRTDEWKYIHYPHGNGKADRHLAELYNLKDDPGETRNLIGQPDLAGKVSELQAELAKLMAATGLTPAKDKMPLDEGVKSELPDAKIR; encoded by the coding sequence ATGTTTCGTCTTTTCCTCAGCCTCCTCGCCCTGGTCTTCACTGCCACGGCTCCTGCGGCCAGCCGCCCGAATGTCCTGTTCATCCTCTGCGATGACCTGCGGCCGGATGCCCTCGGCTGCTACGGCTCCAAGCACGTCAAGACGCCCAACATCGACAGCCTGGCCGCCGAAGGCGTGCTGTTTCAAAACGCCTTTTGCACCACCTCCCTCTGCTCCCCCAGCCGCGCCTCCATCCTCAGCGGCCTCTACGCGCACACCCATGGCGTGACCAATAACTTCACGGAGTATCCCTCCACGATGGGCAGCTTTCCCCAAGTCCTGCAAAAGGCCGGTTATGCCACCGCCTACATCGGTAAATACCACATGGGGGAGGACAATGATGAACCCCGCCCAGGTTACGACTGGTTTGTCACCCATAAAGGTCAGGGCAAATACTTCGACACCGAATTCAACTTCCACGGCCAGAAGCGCGAAGTCGTCAAAGGCTACTACACCACCGTCGTCACCGACCTGACGCTCGACTGGCTGAAGAAACAAAACGCCGACAAACCCTGGTGCATGTTTCTGGGCCACAAAGCCCCCCACAGTTTTTACACGCCCGAGCCCAAATACGAACACACCTTTGATGACGTGCGTGTGCCTTACCCCGCCACCGCATTCCAACTGGATGACAAGCCAAAGTGGATCAAGGAGCGCCTCTACACCTGGCACGGTATCTACGGCCCTCTCTTTGAGTGGCGCAAAAAATTCCCGGACGACCGCCCCGAAGCCGTCAAAGACTTCGAAAGTATGGTGCATGGCTACTGGGGTACCATCCTCAGCGTGGATGACAGCCTGGGCCGCCTGCGCACGCATCTGGAAGAAACAGGCCAGCTCGACAACACCCTCATCGTCTTCATGGGCGACAACGGCCTCCTCGAAGGTGAACATGGCATGGTGGACAAACGTACCGCCCACGAAGCCAGCCTGCGCATCCCCATCATCGCGCGCTTCCCCAGCCTAACCAAAAACGCTCAAAAGATCACCCAACAAGTCCTCACCATGGACATGGCCCCCAGCGTACTTGAACTTTGCGGTGCCCCCGCCCTGACCAACATCCACGGCAAGTCCTGGACCAAGCTCGTGCGTGAAGGCGATGCCACCTGGCGCAAAAGCTGGTTCTACCATTACAACTACGAAAAGCAGTTCCCCTACACGCCCAACGTCAGGGCCATCCGCACCGATGAATGGAAGTACATCCACTACCCTCACGGCAATGGCAAAGCTGACCGGCATCTGGCCGAATTGTACAACTTGAAAGATGATCCTGGTGAAACAAGGAACCTCATCGGCCAGCCCGACCTCGCGGGCAAAGTCTCCGAACTCCAGGCGGAGCTGGCCAAGCTCATGGCCGCCACAGGCCTGACGCCGGCCAAGGACAAAATGCCTCTCGATGAAGGCGTGAAGAGCGAATTGCCCGACGCGAAGATCCGCTGA
- a CDS encoding peptide ABC transporter substrate-binding protein: MRFLSRLLLLAACAVFPGACAPERERADLVFIQSAEPETLDPALTTDQVSMRLSTSLFEGLCRVTQAGKPEPGMAERWDVSEDRKTYTFHLRAGTMWTNGQPVTAQDFVASWQRALDPTTGADYATLMHIIRGAKAYTEGTEKDFAKVGVKAVDAKTLVVELENPTPYFVDLSAFVTLAPVPVATIAQHGTAWIKPANIVTNGAYLLEEWLLDDHIRLRKNPAYWDAANVKMETIEVKPVQDANTALSYFHTGQCDLMMDKGMVPPTLTQKLKQQPWFHTGPFLGTWFIRINVTRPPFTDPRVRQAFALAVDKKRIVEKITQLGEPTAQGIAPPGIGQGYESPEGLNYNIEEARRLLAEAGFPGGKGFPRIEYLYIPLPIERNIAIELQSMWQETLGVTVNLTKQEQKVWLKSMRELDYHLCRSSWVGDYNDPSTFLDLFTTGNGNNRTGWANQKYDRLIAAAAREVDIPRRNGIFQQAEQTLVRDEAAVIPVYYYVGVQFYRDEKLDGVQGNLIDDHPFRCMRWK; this comes from the coding sequence ATGCGATTTCTGTCCCGACTGCTTCTGCTTGCCGCCTGTGCTGTTTTCCCCGGTGCCTGTGCCCCGGAGCGGGAGCGTGCGGACTTGGTTTTTATCCAGAGTGCCGAGCCGGAAACGCTGGACCCGGCGCTGACGACGGACCAGGTTTCCATGCGGCTTTCTACCTCGCTATTTGAGGGCCTGTGCCGCGTGACGCAGGCAGGCAAACCGGAGCCGGGCATGGCGGAGCGGTGGGACGTTTCGGAAGATCGCAAGACTTACACCTTTCATCTGCGGGCGGGTACGATGTGGACGAATGGGCAGCCGGTGACGGCGCAGGATTTTGTGGCCTCCTGGCAGCGCGCGCTGGACCCCACCACAGGTGCGGACTACGCCACGCTGATGCACATCATCCGTGGCGCAAAGGCCTACACGGAAGGAACGGAGAAGGACTTCGCCAAAGTGGGCGTGAAGGCGGTGGATGCAAAGACCCTGGTGGTGGAGCTGGAAAATCCCACGCCCTATTTTGTGGACCTTTCCGCTTTTGTCACCCTTGCCCCAGTTCCCGTGGCGACCATCGCGCAGCATGGCACGGCCTGGATCAAGCCGGCGAACATCGTTACCAACGGCGCCTATCTGCTGGAAGAGTGGCTGCTGGATGACCACATCCGCCTGCGGAAAAATCCGGCCTACTGGGACGCTGCCAATGTGAAGATGGAGACCATCGAGGTGAAGCCGGTGCAGGATGCGAACACGGCGCTGAGCTACTTTCACACGGGTCAGTGTGATCTCATGATGGACAAGGGCATGGTGCCACCCACGCTGACGCAGAAGCTGAAACAGCAGCCCTGGTTCCACACTGGGCCATTTCTGGGCACGTGGTTCATCCGCATCAATGTGACGAGGCCGCCTTTTACGGATCCACGCGTGCGCCAGGCCTTTGCACTGGCGGTGGATAAAAAGCGCATTGTGGAAAAAATCACGCAATTGGGCGAGCCAACGGCCCAGGGCATCGCTCCTCCAGGAATTGGCCAGGGCTATGAGTCACCCGAGGGGCTAAACTACAATATCGAGGAAGCACGCCGTCTACTGGCCGAGGCAGGTTTCCCTGGCGGCAAGGGGTTTCCTCGGATCGAATATCTTTACATTCCCCTGCCGATTGAGCGAAACATCGCCATCGAACTCCAGTCCATGTGGCAGGAGACGCTGGGCGTGACGGTGAACCTGACAAAGCAGGAGCAGAAGGTGTGGCTGAAGTCCATGCGCGAGCTGGACTACCACCTGTGCCGGTCCAGTTGGGTGGGCGATTACAACGATCCGAGCACCTTCCTGGATCTCTTCACCACGGGCAATGGGAACAACCGCACCGGCTGGGCTAACCAGAAGTATGACCGTCTCATTGCCGCTGCTGCGCGTGAGGTGGACATCCCTCGACGCAATGGCATCTTCCAGCAGGCGGAGCAAACGCTGGTGCGGGATGAGGCGGCGGTGATTCCGGTTTATTATTACGTAGGCGTGCAGTTTTACCGCGACGAGAAACTGGACGGTGTGCAGGGCAACCTCATTGATGACCATCCCTTCCGCTGCATGCGTTGGAAGTGA
- a CDS encoding family 16 glycoside hydrolase, giving the protein MKVSAFLFLTLASLVNAAEKPLLALPGAVIYESKLDTAPAAPWKAAKGQWELKDGVLRGSELEADKHGAVTRLPNKLNDFIIEYEFKFEGARTTSLSINAVKDHMARINITPKSITVQRDDNDHEGPDKAVVFARVPADLTPGTWHKVRLEMVGDTLLGQVDDFTAWGSSDLFKSDKMNPGFTVGGQSVDFRHLTIRSATLNPEWESVKATLPKPGEKVAPAAPKGKGKGKGKAAAKKKKAD; this is encoded by the coding sequence ATGAAAGTTTCCGCCTTCCTCTTCCTCACGCTTGCCTCCCTGGTCAACGCTGCTGAAAAACCCCTCCTCGCCCTGCCCGGTGCCGTCATTTATGAAAGCAAGCTGGACACCGCCCCTGCCGCCCCCTGGAAGGCGGCCAAAGGCCAGTGGGAACTGAAGGACGGCGTGCTGCGCGGCAGTGAACTAGAGGCCGACAAACACGGGGCCGTCACCCGCCTGCCTAACAAACTGAATGACTTCATCATCGAATACGAATTTAAGTTCGAAGGAGCCCGCACCACCAGCCTCTCGATCAATGCCGTGAAAGACCACATGGCCCGTATCAACATCACCCCTAAAAGTATCACCGTGCAGCGGGATGACAACGACCATGAGGGCCCCGATAAAGCCGTGGTCTTTGCCCGCGTCCCAGCCGATCTCACCCCAGGCACCTGGCACAAAGTGCGCCTGGAGATGGTGGGCGACACCCTTCTGGGGCAGGTGGACGACTTCACGGCCTGGGGTAGCAGCGACCTCTTCAAGAGCGATAAAATGAACCCCGGCTTCACCGTCGGCGGCCAGTCCGTGGACTTCCGCCACCTCACCATCCGCTCCGCCACCTTGAACCCGGAGTGGGAAAGCGTAAAAGCCACCCTGCCCAAACCCGGTGAAAAAGTCGCCCCGGCAGCTCCGAAGGGAAAAGGCAAAGGTAAGGGCAAAGCCGCTGCAAAGAAGAAAAAGGCGGATTGA
- a CDS encoding alpha-hydroxy acid oxidase: MSFPLPALSQIPPEIVALTDYEPLARQQLGEQAWAYFAGGAADEITLRENRSGYDQLKLVPRVLRDMTGGHTRINLLGQTYDHPIFLAPIAYQRMAHAEGELATVLGASALKAGMVVSTRASVPLEDIAAAAQTHLWFQLYMQPDRAFTQRLVQRAEAAGYQALVLTVDAPLNGIRNRQQRAQFRMPAGVEAINLRGMAPPDMRPRQAGENVAFGALLDDAPTWKDVEWLRSITTLPIILKGILSPADAELAVQHGFAAVIVSNHGGRILDTMPATVEVLTQITAQVAGRIPVLVDGGIRRGTDVLKALALGASAVLVGRPYIFGLSVAGPIGVAHVLNILRAEFEVAMGLTGCATVNQITPDILWQR, encoded by the coding sequence ATGTCATTTCCGCTGCCCGCCCTGTCCCAGATCCCGCCAGAGATCGTCGCGCTGACGGATTACGAGCCGCTCGCCCGCCAACAGTTGGGCGAGCAGGCTTGGGCTTACTTCGCTGGCGGTGCAGCAGATGAAATCACCCTGCGGGAAAACCGCAGCGGTTACGATCAGCTCAAACTCGTACCACGTGTACTGCGCGACATGACCGGCGGCCACACCCGCATCAACCTGCTGGGACAGACCTATGATCACCCCATCTTCCTTGCCCCCATTGCCTATCAGCGCATGGCCCATGCCGAGGGAGAGCTGGCCACCGTGCTGGGTGCATCCGCCTTGAAGGCCGGCATGGTCGTCAGCACCCGTGCCTCCGTGCCACTGGAGGACATTGCCGCCGCTGCCCAGACACACCTGTGGTTTCAGCTTTACATGCAGCCCGACCGCGCATTCACCCAGCGCCTCGTACAACGTGCCGAGGCCGCCGGTTATCAGGCCCTGGTTCTCACCGTGGATGCGCCTCTCAACGGCATTCGCAATCGCCAGCAGCGCGCGCAGTTTCGCATGCCAGCAGGGGTGGAGGCCATCAACCTCCGGGGCATGGCCCCGCCTGACATGCGCCCCCGCCAAGCAGGTGAAAACGTGGCCTTCGGCGCCCTGCTGGATGATGCCCCCACATGGAAGGATGTGGAGTGGCTGCGCTCCATCACCACCCTGCCCATCATTCTCAAAGGCATTCTTTCACCCGCCGATGCCGAACTGGCCGTCCAGCACGGTTTTGCCGCCGTCATCGTCTCCAATCACGGTGGCCGCATCCTGGACACCATGCCCGCCACCGTGGAGGTGCTGACGCAGATCACCGCCCAGGTCGCAGGCCGCATCCCCGTGCTGGTGGACGGAGGCATCCGCCGCGGCACGGATGTGCTCAAGGCACTCGCCCTCGGTGCCAGCGCAGTCCTCGTCGGCAGGCCCTACATCTTCGGCCTCAGCGTCGCAGGACCCATCGGCGTTGCCCACGTGCTGAACATTCTCCGGGCCGAATTCGAAGTCGCCATGGGCCTAACTGGATGTGCAACCGTAAACCAAATCACGCCCGACATCCTTTGGCAACGCTGA
- a CDS encoding metal ABC transporter substrate-binding protein gives MKALLALSCLLAIASCKPSSSTPAAVAKSGKPQVYVANYPLQYFAQRLGADLVDVHFPAPADEDPAFWQPDDDTLAKYQAADLILMNGASYSKWVDSTTLPDEKVINTGSSYSNQYIEVKDATTHSHGPGGEHSHSGTAFTTWLDFQQAILQAQEVSKALQAVAPATAKDTIAQRFEALKKDLADLDQRLLGVGKRMGKTPLVASHPVYQYLARRYDLNLQSVLWEPETVPDDKAMANLQAILAKHPAKHMLWEGTPASASVTKLTALGIQSLVYDPCGNVPETGDFLSVMKANIEALDKAFP, from the coding sequence ATGAAAGCCCTCCTTGCCCTCTCTTGCCTGCTGGCCATCGCCAGTTGCAAACCCTCCTCCAGCACTCCCGCAGCCGTTGCCAAAAGCGGCAAGCCCCAGGTCTATGTGGCCAACTACCCGCTGCAGTACTTTGCCCAGCGGCTGGGGGCCGATCTGGTGGATGTGCACTTCCCGGCACCGGCGGATGAAGACCCCGCCTTTTGGCAGCCCGATGACGACACCCTGGCCAAGTATCAGGCCGCCGACCTCATCCTCATGAATGGCGCCAGCTACTCCAAGTGGGTGGATAGCACCACCCTACCCGATGAAAAAGTCATCAATACCGGCAGCTCCTACTCGAACCAATACATCGAGGTCAAGGATGCCACCACCCATAGCCACGGCCCCGGTGGCGAACACAGCCACAGCGGCACCGCCTTCACTACCTGGCTCGATTTTCAGCAGGCCATTCTCCAGGCTCAGGAAGTCTCCAAAGCTCTGCAGGCCGTGGCCCCTGCCACCGCAAAGGATACCATCGCCCAGCGTTTCGAAGCCTTGAAAAAGGACCTCGCCGATCTGGATCAACGTTTGTTAGGCGTGGGCAAACGCATGGGTAAAACCCCGCTAGTCGCCTCCCATCCTGTTTACCAATACCTCGCCCGCCGTTACGATCTCAACCTCCAGTCCGTCCTTTGGGAACCGGAGACCGTGCCCGATGACAAAGCCATGGCCAACCTCCAGGCCATCCTCGCCAAACACCCGGCCAAGCACATGCTCTGGGAAGGCACCCCGGCCTCAGCAAGCGTGACCAAACTCACCGCCCTTGGCATCCAAAGCCTTGTCTATGACCCCTGCGGCAACGTCCCGGAAACAGGCGACTTTCTCAGCGTCATGAAGGCAAATATTGAGGCCCTGGATAAAGCCTTTCCATGA
- a CDS encoding RtcB family protein — MNSQSLTRLGIPDGPALGFGLAFVANQASAGGDPSRLEEDICAIVADPAAFLGDPLRESLARALYAPAYTQRDALAPWHQWGSGLEAGAAQQLANACALPVAVAGALMPDAHQGYGLPIGGVLATDNCVIPYAVGVDIACRMRLSVYDRKANIIPGQKGRLANILERETNFGMGGAFKDKRHHEVMDEDWNVSPITRRFKDKAWAQLGTSGSGNHFVEFGAFEVKADQVEALKESGFDIPPGEYLALLSHSGSRGAGAQVCQHYSHIAMERRYDLPKDMKHLSWLTFEEEAGQEYWAAMNLMGRYAAANHALIHKTIAKKVGAHVILDIENHHNFAWKETHVIQGQEREVVVHRKGATPAAVGELGVIPGSMATPGFVVRGRGKPGSLNSASHGAGRVMSRAEAKQSFTWGVVKKQLTAAGIELLSAGIDEVPGVYKDIHSVMAAQQDLVEVLGQFQPRIVKMCPAGDKAED; from the coding sequence ATGAACTCTCAATCACTCACCCGCCTCGGCATTCCTGATGGCCCGGCGCTGGGCTTCGGCCTAGCGTTCGTCGCCAATCAGGCCAGTGCTGGCGGCGACCCTTCCAGGCTGGAGGAAGACATCTGTGCGATCGTCGCAGATCCAGCCGCTTTTCTAGGCGATCCTTTGCGCGAGTCTTTGGCTCGCGCTCTTTATGCGCCCGCTTACACGCAGCGCGATGCCCTGGCTCCCTGGCACCAGTGGGGATCTGGCCTCGAAGCCGGGGCCGCGCAGCAGCTGGCCAATGCCTGCGCGCTGCCGGTCGCTGTGGCCGGTGCGCTGATGCCGGATGCGCATCAGGGTTATGGACTGCCCATCGGTGGTGTGCTCGCGACGGACAATTGCGTCATCCCCTATGCAGTGGGTGTGGACATCGCCTGTCGCATGAGGTTGAGCGTTTATGACCGCAAGGCCAATATCATTCCAGGCCAAAAAGGTCGCCTGGCCAACATCCTCGAACGTGAAACCAACTTCGGCATGGGAGGTGCGTTTAAAGACAAGCGGCACCACGAGGTCATGGACGAGGACTGGAATGTCTCGCCCATCACCCGACGCTTCAAGGACAAAGCCTGGGCTCAACTTGGCACGAGCGGTTCGGGGAATCACTTCGTCGAATTCGGTGCCTTTGAGGTCAAGGCAGACCAAGTGGAGGCGCTGAAAGAATCCGGTTTTGACATTCCGCCTGGTGAATACCTAGCCCTGCTCTCCCACAGTGGATCACGCGGCGCAGGGGCCCAAGTGTGCCAGCACTACAGCCACATCGCCATGGAGAGACGCTACGACCTGCCGAAGGACATGAAGCACCTGTCCTGGCTGACTTTTGAGGAAGAGGCGGGCCAGGAATACTGGGCCGCCATGAACCTCATGGGACGATACGCAGCGGCTAACCATGCGTTGATTCACAAAACCATCGCCAAGAAGGTGGGTGCCCATGTCATCCTCGATATTGAGAACCATCACAACTTCGCCTGGAAGGAGACGCACGTCATCCAGGGCCAGGAGCGCGAGGTGGTGGTGCATCGCAAGGGGGCCACACCCGCTGCGGTGGGAGAGCTGGGCGTCATTCCCGGTTCCATGGCGACCCCCGGATTTGTCGTTAGGGGCCGGGGCAAACCAGGCTCCCTGAACAGCGCCTCCCACGGTGCCGGACGAGTGATGAGCCGGGCAGAGGCCAAGCAAAGCTTCACCTGGGGCGTTGTGAAAAAGCAGCTCACAGCGGCTGGGATTGAGCTCCTCAGCGCCGGCATCGACGAAGTGCCTGGAGTCTATAAAGACATTCACAGCGTCATGGCAGCCCAGCAAGATCTGGTGGAGGTGCTGGGGCAGTTCCAGCCGCGCATCGTCAAAATGTGTCCGGCTGGAGACAAGGCAGAGGATTAA
- a CDS encoding HNH endonuclease — protein sequence MNRNWQAIGVKSPADAFSMMAAGNATALNISAEDDMTPVTWEDWMRLPVNEGDNAIGTVHGPVRVPTVLVLARFDRVPKRRPKFCAKAIWERDGGVCQYTGRKLKPNEGNIDHIVPVSRGGKSTWDNCVLADKKVNSKKGSKLPEEAGLKLLRRPSAPREVPVTQLIRNTYQVRDWEVFLAHAGIFQTDRAVS from the coding sequence TTGAACCGAAACTGGCAAGCCATCGGTGTGAAATCACCTGCCGATGCCTTTAGCATGATGGCCGCAGGCAATGCGACAGCGCTGAACATCTCTGCTGAAGATGACATGACACCCGTCACCTGGGAGGACTGGATGCGCCTGCCGGTGAACGAGGGCGACAACGCCATCGGCACTGTCCACGGTCCCGTGCGCGTGCCCACCGTCCTCGTCCTGGCCCGCTTCGACAGAGTGCCAAAGCGCAGGCCCAAATTCTGTGCCAAAGCCATCTGGGAACGCGATGGCGGCGTATGCCAATACACCGGGCGCAAGCTGAAGCCTAACGAGGGGAACATCGACCACATCGTCCCCGTTTCTCGCGGTGGCAAAAGCACCTGGGACAACTGCGTGCTGGCCGATAAAAAGGTGAATAGCAAAAAAGGCAGCAAGCTGCCCGAAGAAGCGGGGCTGAAACTCCTACGTCGCCCTTCCGCGCCGCGTGAGGTACCAGTGACCCAGCTCATTCGCAATACCTACCAAGTGCGCGACTGGGAGGTCTTCCTCGCCCACGCCGGCATCTTCCAGACCGACCGTGCAGTCAGCTAA